From the Hymenobacter yonginensis genome, one window contains:
- a CDS encoding tetratricopeptide repeat protein translates to MPRNLSILLLAVAGTLPACTLPRMLKVAQSGQQVSVQPAVLESNGENVLFEVTARVPASHLKKGAAYGLNLRYVYDNGLREDTLGRLSFQSGEYVYDEEKKDQLVIKKQLSFPYAPNKNPGQLLALAEVRELKPNGKRLKGQETRLARGVASTGRLVVRQDTAIALLPELADNNMSGTRVLPFFFDAGRSEIRNFLGTNVAALEDFIEANQRTEKVMIVAGHSPDSLDAHDLRLADKRVQALQRYYKNRVDTDSYLNRVRDIDFETEAYHRRWDLFLNKVQESALKPAQVDSVLLLINDTPGTYAQKEKSLHGLSFFDYLEQYIYPVMRFGTVAVQYTAPKRYDSEIYLLSKKIVDKQLEVDALTPEELRYSATLTPLLAEKQRIYETSAATTGRWEAYHNLAVVLLQRSEKEVSDKVRKAYLRRAAVNFTLAAHRNPTATMFYRVATAYHRAGDKLEALQNYDYAIKLGGARPVLDKVFADKAALEIEIGQLDDALGSLSYSAKSYQNTMNRALIYLLKGNYDGAAGIYQEALTLQPNDPLAYYCLAVVAARQKDEAKLGENLRRAVQLDRKYANRAVEDLEFMDYASGKVFLETLR, encoded by the coding sequence TTGCCCCGTAATCTTTCTATTCTGCTGCTGGCTGTGGCCGGCACGCTCCCTGCTTGTACGCTGCCCCGGATGCTGAAGGTTGCGCAAAGCGGCCAGCAAGTGAGCGTGCAGCCGGCGGTGCTGGAAAGCAACGGCGAAAACGTGCTGTTTGAGGTAACGGCCCGCGTGCCAGCCAGCCACCTGAAAAAAGGCGCCGCCTACGGCCTCAACCTGCGCTACGTCTACGACAACGGCCTGCGCGAAGACACGCTGGGCCGCCTCAGCTTCCAGTCGGGCGAGTATGTCTACGACGAGGAAAAGAAAGATCAGCTGGTCATCAAAAAGCAGCTATCCTTTCCATACGCACCCAATAAAAACCCTGGCCAGCTCTTGGCCCTGGCCGAAGTGCGGGAGCTGAAGCCCAACGGCAAGCGCCTCAAGGGCCAGGAAACCCGGCTGGCGCGGGGCGTGGCCAGCACCGGCCGCCTGGTAGTGCGCCAGGATACGGCCATTGCCCTGCTGCCCGAATTGGCCGACAACAACATGAGCGGCACCCGCGTGCTGCCGTTCTTCTTTGACGCCGGTCGCTCGGAAATACGCAATTTTCTGGGTACCAACGTGGCAGCACTGGAAGATTTCATTGAGGCCAACCAGCGCACCGAGAAGGTGATGATTGTCGCCGGGCACTCGCCCGACTCGCTCGATGCCCACGACCTGCGCCTGGCCGACAAGCGGGTGCAGGCCCTACAGCGCTACTACAAAAACCGCGTCGACACCGACTCCTACCTCAATCGGGTGCGCGACATCGACTTTGAAACTGAGGCCTACCACCGCCGCTGGGACCTGTTCCTGAACAAGGTGCAGGAGTCGGCGCTGAAGCCGGCGCAGGTGGATTCGGTGCTGCTGCTCATCAACGACACGCCCGGCACTTACGCTCAGAAAGAGAAAAGCCTGCACGGCCTGTCGTTTTTTGACTACCTAGAGCAGTACATCTACCCGGTGATGCGCTTCGGCACCGTGGCCGTGCAGTACACCGCGCCCAAGCGCTACGACTCGGAAATCTACCTGCTGTCCAAGAAGATTGTCGACAAACAGCTGGAAGTGGATGCCCTCACGCCGGAAGAGCTGCGCTACTCGGCCACGCTCACGCCGCTGCTGGCCGAAAAGCAGCGCATCTACGAAACCTCGGCCGCTACCACGGGCCGCTGGGAAGCCTACCACAACCTGGCCGTGGTGCTGCTGCAGCGCTCCGAAAAGGAAGTCAGCGACAAGGTGCGCAAGGCCTACCTGCGCCGCGCGGCCGTCAATTTCACGCTGGCGGCGCACCGCAACCCCACGGCCACCATGTTCTACCGCGTGGCCACCGCCTACCACCGCGCCGGCGACAAGCTGGAGGCCCTGCAGAACTACGACTACGCCATCAAGCTCGGCGGCGCCCGCCCGGTCCTCGACAAAGTATTTGCCGACAAAGCCGCGCTGGAAATTGAAATCGGGCAGCTGGATGATGCGCTGGGCAGCCTCAGCTACAGCGCCAAAAGCTACCAGAACACCATGAACCGCGCCCTGATCTACCTGCTCAAGGGCAACTACGACGGCGCCGCCGGCATCTACCAGGAGGCCCTCACGCTTCAGCCCAACGACCCGCTGGCCTACTACTGCCTGGCCGTAGTAGCCGCTCGCCAAAAGGACGAAGCCAAGCTGGGTGAGAACCTGCGCCGCGCCGTGCAGCTGGACCGCAAATACGCCAACCGCGCCGTCGAGGACCTGGAGTTCATGGATTACGCCAGCGGCAAGGTGTTTCTGGAGACGCTGCGGTAA
- a CDS encoding PspC domain-containing protein, with amino-acid sequence MKRLTDYIEKQSFGVCNALGNRLGFSTGSVRLSFVYASFFTFGSPIVLYFALAFWMNVRRAMRRQRSTVWDL; translated from the coding sequence ATGAAACGACTCACCGACTACATCGAAAAGCAGAGCTTCGGTGTCTGCAACGCCCTGGGCAACCGGTTGGGTTTTTCCACGGGAAGCGTCCGGCTGTCCTTCGTCTACGCGTCGTTCTTCACCTTCGGCTCGCCCATCGTGCTGTACTTCGCGCTGGCCTTCTGGATGAACGTGCGCCGCGCCATGCGCCGGCAGCGCAGTACCGTCTGGGACTTGTAG
- a CDS encoding glycosyltransferase family 2 protein translates to MAVVILNWNGRDFLRRFLPSVLAHSEGAAIFVADNASTDDSVEVVRQEFPAVQVVQLADNLGFCRGYNAALDEVRRLGPLTGDTNPTRPPAERGRDRTDTFGFRYYVLLNSDVEVTAGWLSPQRALLESRPQAAACQPKIRQYSPDPVQRELLEYAGAGGGYLDRFGYPFCRGRLFDTLETDHGQYDDPRPVAWATGACMLVRASAWHALGGLESTFFAHMEEIDLCWRLWNAGHEVWYHGGSTVFHVGGGTLHKSNPRKTYLNFRNGLALVYKNTHARELTTTLAVRVLLDWVAALRFLLQGALPDARAIVRAQRDFYRRRAYWQQQRQQFPPRLTLAERPGVFRGSLVWAYFGQGKRKFSELDADLLN, encoded by the coding sequence GTGGCGGTAGTAATCCTGAACTGGAACGGGCGGGATTTCCTGCGCCGGTTTCTGCCATCGGTGCTGGCGCACTCTGAGGGAGCCGCCATTTTCGTGGCCGACAACGCCTCCACCGACGATTCGGTGGAGGTAGTGCGGCAGGAGTTTCCAGCCGTGCAGGTGGTACAGCTGGCCGATAACCTGGGCTTTTGCCGGGGCTACAACGCTGCGCTGGACGAGGTGCGCCGGCTGGGCCCGTTGACCGGCGACACCAACCCGACCCGGCCGCCGGCTGAGCGCGGCCGAGACCGGACCGATACCTTCGGGTTCCGGTACTACGTGCTGCTCAATTCCGACGTGGAAGTAACGGCGGGCTGGCTCTCGCCCCAGCGGGCGCTGCTGGAAAGCCGGCCCCAGGCCGCAGCGTGCCAGCCCAAAATCCGGCAGTACAGCCCCGACCCGGTCCAACGGGAACTGCTGGAATACGCCGGCGCCGGCGGTGGCTACCTCGACCGGTTCGGCTACCCCTTCTGCCGCGGCCGCCTCTTCGACACCCTCGAAACCGACCACGGCCAGTACGACGACCCGCGCCCGGTGGCCTGGGCTACCGGGGCCTGCATGCTGGTGCGGGCTTCCGCCTGGCACGCGCTGGGCGGGCTGGAGTCCACGTTCTTTGCCCACATGGAGGAAATCGACTTGTGCTGGCGCCTCTGGAATGCCGGCCACGAGGTGTGGTACCACGGCGGCAGCACGGTGTTTCATGTGGGCGGCGGCACGCTGCACAAGTCCAACCCACGCAAAACCTACCTCAACTTCCGCAACGGCCTGGCCTTGGTCTACAAAAACACCCACGCCCGCGAGCTGACCACCACGCTGGCCGTGCGGGTGCTACTCGACTGGGTGGCGGCTCTGCGCTTCCTGCTGCAAGGCGCCCTGCCCGATGCCCGCGCCATCGTGCGCGCCCAGCGCGACTTCTACCGCCGCCGCGCTTATTGGCAGCAGCAGCGGCAGCAGTTTCCGCCGCGGCTTACGCTGGCCGAGCGCCCCGGCGTATTTCGCGGCAGCCTCGTGTGGGCCTATTTCGGGCAGGGCAAGCGGAAGTTTTCGGAGCTGGATGCAGATTTACTAAATTGA
- a CDS encoding YbaB/EbfC family nucleoid-associated protein, which produces MFDMMGMMGKMKELQEKMQQAQQEMQFVTATGEAGGGLVRATANGQRRVIKLEIDDSLLSDREMLADLVVAAVNKALDEAGDKAKEELKRKTSGLIPNIPGLDLGGFGL; this is translated from the coding sequence ATGTTTGATATGATGGGCATGATGGGCAAAATGAAAGAGCTGCAGGAGAAAATGCAGCAGGCCCAGCAGGAAATGCAGTTTGTGACGGCCACCGGCGAAGCCGGCGGCGGTCTGGTGCGCGCCACGGCCAACGGCCAGCGCCGCGTGATTAAGCTCGAAATCGACGACTCGCTGCTCTCCGACCGCGAAATGCTGGCCGACCTGGTAGTGGCCGCCGTGAACAAAGCCCTCGACGAAGCCGGTGACAAGGCCAAGGAAGAGCTGAAGCGCAAAACCAGCGGCCTGATTCCCAACATTCCCGGCCTCGACCTCGGCGGCTTTGGCCTCTAG
- a CDS encoding DUF6691 family protein, translating into MKNLKYLVLGVLFGIILTKSEVISWFRIQEMFRFQAFHMYGVIGSALFVGLVSIQLIKRYHLKTLTGEEIHLADKQYNHGVWIGGILFGLGWAITGACPGPLFAQLGSGAGAAAVMILAALAGTWTYSALRERLPH; encoded by the coding sequence ATGAAAAACCTCAAATACCTGGTGCTGGGCGTACTGTTCGGCATCATCCTTACCAAAAGCGAAGTAATCAGCTGGTTCCGGATTCAGGAAATGTTCCGGTTTCAGGCCTTTCACATGTACGGCGTCATCGGCTCGGCCCTTTTTGTGGGGCTAGTATCTATTCAGCTCATCAAGCGCTACCACCTTAAAACCCTCACCGGCGAAGAAATTCACCTGGCCGACAAGCAGTACAACCACGGCGTCTGGATCGGGGGCATCCTGTTCGGGCTGGGCTGGGCCATCACCGGCGCCTGCCCCGGCCCGCTGTTTGCCCAGCTCGGCAGCGGGGCCGGCGCCGCCGCCGTCATGATTCTGGCGGCGCTGGCCGGCACCTGGACATACAGCGCGCTGCGCGAACGGCTGCCGCACTAA
- a CDS encoding YeeE/YedE family protein, which translates to MTDFLQQSWPWYVAGPLIGLTVPALLLIGNKALGISSSLRHVCAACVPAGIPFLTYNWRKEVWNLWFVLGIGLGGFLGYQVLGHPATVAISPETVHDLRTQLHLTDFSGLLPRELFALENLATWKGWVFMVLGGFLVGFGTRYAGGCTSGHAISGLSNLQWVSLVAVVGFFAGGLLMTWVIYPLLF; encoded by the coding sequence ATGACTGACTTTCTGCAACAATCCTGGCCGTGGTACGTGGCTGGTCCCCTGATCGGGCTTACGGTACCGGCGCTGCTGCTCATCGGCAACAAAGCGCTGGGCATCAGCAGCTCGCTGCGCCACGTGTGCGCTGCTTGCGTGCCGGCCGGCATTCCGTTTCTGACTTACAACTGGCGCAAGGAAGTCTGGAACCTGTGGTTCGTGCTCGGCATTGGGCTGGGCGGCTTCCTAGGCTACCAGGTGCTGGGCCACCCGGCCACGGTGGCCATTTCGCCGGAAACCGTGCACGACCTCCGTACCCAGCTGCACCTGACCGACTTTTCGGGTTTGCTGCCCCGGGAGCTTTTTGCCCTGGAAAACCTGGCCACCTGGAAAGGCTGGGTATTTATGGTGCTGGGGGGCTTTCTGGTGGGATTTGGCACGCGCTACGCCGGCGGCTGCACTTCGGGCCACGCCATTTCGGGACTTTCCAACCTGCAGTGGGTATCACTGGTGGCGGTAGTAGGCTTCTTCGCCGGCGGCCTCCTGATGACCTGGGTGATTTACCCGCTGCTGTTCTGA
- a CDS encoding MBL fold metallo-hydrolase, whose amino-acid sequence MKIEQFEDKGLAHFSYAILSECAREIVLIDPARNPQPYYDFAAAHAASIVSIIETHPHADFVSSHLEIAQTTGATIRVSRLLGADYAHEAFDEGQEFTMGKLTFRALNTPGHSPDSISIVLSREGQDVAVFTGDTLFVGDVGRPDLREKAGNLTAKREELARQMYHSTREKLLPLAPEVLVYPAHGAGSLCGKALGGAGSSTIGAEKAGNYALQPMSEADFVRELLSDQPFIPKYFGYDVALNKAGAPTYAAGVRQVPRLPTGAPLESGVLVVDARPEAEFKQGHAASALNIQQGGKFENWLGSIVGPAERFYLVAADEAQRENLIEKAAKIGYEPLIAGAIVGTPDATATLPLLDVEQFRQQPGAYTIVDIRSAAEASTEPLFAGALSIPLPELRERAHEIPAGKPVVVHCAGGYRSAAGSSIVAPALPGTPVYDLGEAVRSFQGAAAAH is encoded by the coding sequence ATGAAAATCGAACAGTTTGAAGACAAGGGCCTGGCCCACTTTTCCTACGCCATCCTGAGCGAGTGCGCCCGCGAAATCGTGCTCATCGACCCCGCCCGCAACCCGCAGCCCTACTACGATTTTGCCGCCGCGCACGCCGCCAGCATCGTGAGCATCATCGAAACCCATCCGCACGCTGACTTCGTGAGCAGCCACCTGGAAATTGCCCAGACCACGGGCGCCACCATCCGGGTAAGCAGGCTGCTGGGGGCTGATTACGCCCACGAGGCTTTCGATGAGGGCCAGGAATTCACGATGGGTAAGCTCACGTTTCGGGCGCTGAATACGCCGGGGCACTCGCCCGACTCCATCAGCATCGTGCTCAGCCGCGAAGGCCAGGACGTGGCCGTTTTCACCGGCGACACGCTGTTTGTGGGGGATGTGGGGCGGCCCGATCTGCGGGAAAAGGCCGGCAACCTGACTGCCAAGCGCGAGGAGCTGGCTCGCCAGATGTACCACAGCACCCGCGAAAAGCTGCTGCCACTGGCTCCCGAAGTGCTGGTATACCCGGCGCACGGCGCCGGCAGCCTGTGTGGCAAGGCCCTGGGCGGCGCCGGCAGCAGCACCATCGGGGCCGAAAAAGCCGGCAACTACGCCCTGCAGCCCATGAGCGAAGCCGACTTTGTGCGCGAGCTGCTGTCCGATCAGCCCTTCATCCCGAAATACTTCGGCTACGACGTTGCCCTCAACAAAGCCGGGGCCCCCACTTACGCGGCGGGGGTGCGGCAGGTGCCGCGCCTGCCCACCGGCGCGCCCCTGGAAAGCGGCGTACTAGTGGTGGATGCGCGCCCCGAGGCCGAGTTCAAGCAGGGCCACGCAGCCAGCGCGCTCAACATTCAGCAGGGCGGCAAGTTTGAAAACTGGCTGGGCTCTATCGTGGGCCCGGCGGAGCGCTTCTACCTGGTGGCCGCCGACGAAGCGCAGCGCGAAAACCTGATCGAAAAAGCCGCCAAAATCGGCTACGAGCCCCTGATTGCGGGGGCTATTGTCGGCACGCCCGACGCCACAGCCACCCTGCCCTTGCTAGATGTCGAGCAGTTTCGGCAGCAGCCGGGCGCCTACACCATCGTGGATATCCGCAGCGCGGCAGAGGCCAGCACCGAGCCGCTGTTTGCGGGGGCGCTGAGCATTCCGCTGCCCGAGCTGCGCGAGCGGGCCCACGAAATTCCGGCCGGCAAGCCGGTGGTGGTGCACTGCGCGGGCGGCTACCGCTCAGCCGCGGGCAGCAGCATCGTGGCGCCTGCTCTGCCCGGCACGCCAGTGTATGATCTGGGCGAGGCGGTCCGGTCGTTCCAGGGGGCTGCGGCGGCACACTAG
- a CDS encoding sulfite exporter TauE/SafE family protein produces the protein MLHFLGYFAAVFIGLSLGIMGGGGSILTVPVLVYLLGVSPVLSTAYSLFVVGSTAVVGAAGYFRKGLVSVPTALLFLGPSVAAVFLTRKVLMPAIPHELLPLGGGLVLTKDLLVLVAFAVLMVVAAASMIRSQPAAGTPELEPPRPQRLNYPLILGIGLLVGLLTGFVGAGGGFLIIPALVLGARLPMKLAVGTSLAIIALNSLIGFTGDLSAGTLIDWPFLIGFLAFALAGIVLGTYLARFIPGARLKPAFGWFTLAMGTFILLRELVF, from the coding sequence ATGCTGCATTTCTTGGGCTACTTCGCGGCGGTATTCATCGGGCTTTCACTGGGCATCATGGGGGGCGGCGGCTCTATCCTGACGGTGCCGGTGCTGGTGTATCTGCTGGGCGTGAGCCCGGTGCTGAGCACGGCCTACTCGCTTTTTGTGGTGGGCAGCACCGCGGTGGTGGGCGCCGCCGGGTATTTCCGCAAGGGCCTGGTATCGGTGCCCACGGCCCTGCTGTTTCTGGGGCCTTCGGTGGCGGCCGTGTTCTTAACCCGCAAGGTACTGATGCCGGCCATCCCGCATGAGCTGCTGCCACTGGGCGGCGGGCTAGTGCTTACCAAGGATCTGCTGGTGCTAGTGGCCTTTGCGGTGCTGATGGTGGTGGCCGCCGCGTCCATGATCCGGAGCCAGCCGGCCGCCGGCACTCCGGAGCTGGAGCCACCGCGGCCCCAGCGGCTAAACTATCCGCTCATTCTGGGCATCGGGCTGCTGGTGGGGCTGCTTACGGGGTTTGTGGGGGCGGGCGGGGGCTTCCTGATTATTCCGGCCCTGGTGCTGGGTGCGCGCCTGCCCATGAAGCTGGCCGTAGGCACTTCGCTGGCCATTATTGCCCTCAACTCGCTGATTGGCTTCACCGGCGACCTGAGCGCCGGCACGCTCATCGACTGGCCTTTCCTGATCGGCTTTCTGGCTTTTGCGCTGGCCGGCATTGTGCTGGGCACCTACCTGGCGCGTTTCATCCCCGGCGCCCGCCTGAAGCCGGCTTTTGGCTGGTTCACGTTGGCCATGGGCACCTTTATTCTGCTGCGCGAGCTGGTTTTCTGA
- a CDS encoding ArsR/SmtB family transcription factor: protein MAPTSSADIAADLNMSVEKMEKVAFILKTTAHPTRIAIVQLLAQHDSLSVNDICERLSIEQSLASHHLSGMKLKGILSSSREGKNVFYSLKMREVVDVIQCLAACTFL, encoded by the coding sequence ATGGCTCCTACTTCCTCCGCTGATATTGCCGCCGACCTGAACATGTCCGTCGAGAAGATGGAAAAGGTGGCCTTTATCCTAAAGACGACGGCGCACCCCACCCGCATTGCCATCGTGCAACTGCTGGCCCAACACGACAGCCTGTCGGTGAACGATATTTGTGAGCGGCTTTCTATCGAGCAGAGTCTGGCGTCGCACCATCTGTCAGGCATGAAGCTCAAAGGCATCCTTAGCAGCTCACGCGAAGGCAAAAACGTCTTCTACAGCCTCAAAATGCGGGAAGTGGTGGACGTTATTCAGTGCCTGGCCGCCTGTACCTTCCTATGA